CAGCTAAAGGGAGGAGTTAATATGGCAGTTTTGTCATTAAATAATGTTCATCTTAGTATGAGAGATGAGCTAGGAGAAAATAAGATATTAGATGGTGTTTCGTTAGAATTTGATCCAAAGAAAATTTATGTTATCACTGGACCAAATGGTGGAGGAAAATCAACATTAGCAAAATATATTATGGGAATTGAAAATGGTGAAGAGGGAAGTTTAACCCTTGATGGGGAAGATATTACTAACTCAACTATTGTGGAAAGAAGTAAAAAAGGAATTGGGTATGCTTTCCAAACTCCAGCTAGGTTTAAAGGATT
The nucleotide sequence above comes from Fusobacterium sp. IOR10. Encoded proteins:
- a CDS encoding ATP-binding cassette domain-containing protein produces the protein MAVLSLNNVHLSMRDELGENKILDGVSLEFDPKKIYVITGPNGGGKSTLAKYIMGIENGEEGSLTLDGEDITNSTIVERSKKGIGYAFQTPARFKGLKVRKLLELSKGDANKNIYKPLKDVGLCPEDYLDRTLDDSFSGGEIKRIEM